The Panacibacter microcysteis genome includes a window with the following:
- the dnaE gene encoding DNA polymerase III subunit alpha, whose product MQFSHLHVHTQYSLLDGAAGISDLYKKAGKLGMPALAITDHGNMFGVFEFVKQAWNNTKIVGKTPEGKDILEPVVKPIVGCEFYVVADRHRKTFSKEQKDERYHQVLLAKNKKGYENLVKLTSLGFIEGMYSKYPRIDKELIEKYKEGLIATTCCIGAYVPQTILHDGEAAAEKEFKWWLDMFGDDYYIELQRHQIKEQELINATLLKFAKKYNVPAIATNDSHYTDKDDYNAHDILLCINTGEKQSTPGFDDFVNDDANVKNRRFKFPNDQFYFKTQDEMAQLFSDVPQSLENTQAIVDKVEVLNLKKDILLPAFPIPKEFQTTDDSNLNQWNYLHHLTYEGARQRYGEITEEISERLDFELFTIKTMGFAGYFLIVSDFIKAGRDMGVFVGPGRGSAAGSAVAYCIGITNIDPIKYNLLFERFLNPDRKSMPDIDTDFDDDGRQRVINYVVDKYGKNQVAQIITYGTMAAKMSIKDVARVMDLPLSESNALAKMVPDRPGTDLGRVLTAPMTSKEAKEGQKSLEDKEGYGGEELENIKRLREIYKGDDIRGQVLREAERLEGSVRNTGIHAAGIIIAPRDLTELIPVATAKDSDLWVTQIEGSVIEEAGVIKMDFLGLKTLSILKTALELINKNHGVKIDLDNIPLDDEKTFLLYQRGETNGTFQFESPGMQKYLRELKPDKFADLIAMNALYRPGPMAYIPQYVARKHGREAVVYDIADMKEYLEETYGITVYQEQVMLLSQSIAGFTKGDADVLRKAMGKKDRKTLDKMKGKFMDGAVAKGHDKNVLEKVWTDWEAFAQYAFNKSHSTCYGFVAYQTGYLKAHYPSEYMAAVLNHAGAIEKITFFMEECKRMGLKVLGPDINESLKGFAVNQKGEIRFGLGGLKGVGEAAIESLIEERAKNGPYKDIFDLIRRVNQRTVNKKSLESLAYAGAFDCFKDVHRAQYFYVSQGDPLTGIEKIIRFGNVFQANKSQSANSLFGDSVMPEIATPKLPQCEEWTLTEKLDFEKEVTGMFMSGHPLDHFKFELKHYGIMNLADFNEIKDSSTLIAANANRSFRIAGLVVDAQHRVTKTGRNFGALSIEDFSGKSELMLWSDDYTRFQNYLNKGYNLLINGFFKQRFNSDQYEFKVSNIMLLETAKQVLTRQVEVNLTPASVTKDFVDFIDSNVKANPGKHSLRFNVYDPIDNLKITLYTLEKGFTMNEEMAGYLMTNPDVEVSVGLAG is encoded by the coding sequence ATGCAATTTTCACACTTACACGTACATACGCAATATTCCCTGCTTGACGGCGCAGCAGGAATAAGTGACCTCTATAAAAAAGCCGGTAAACTCGGTATGCCAGCATTGGCCATTACAGACCACGGCAATATGTTTGGCGTTTTTGAATTTGTAAAGCAGGCATGGAACAATACCAAAATTGTAGGCAAAACACCGGAAGGCAAAGACATACTGGAGCCGGTTGTAAAACCAATTGTCGGCTGCGAGTTTTACGTGGTGGCAGACAGGCACAGGAAAACATTTTCGAAGGAACAGAAAGACGAACGCTATCACCAGGTATTGCTGGCAAAAAACAAGAAGGGTTACGAAAACCTGGTAAAGCTTACCTCCCTGGGTTTTATAGAAGGCATGTACAGCAAATACCCACGCATAGATAAAGAGCTGATAGAAAAATATAAGGAAGGCTTAATTGCCACTACCTGTTGCATTGGAGCCTATGTGCCGCAAACCATTTTACACGATGGGGAAGCAGCAGCAGAAAAAGAATTTAAATGGTGGCTGGATATGTTTGGCGATGATTATTATATAGAATTACAACGCCACCAGATCAAGGAACAGGAACTGATCAATGCTACTTTGCTGAAGTTTGCCAAAAAGTACAATGTGCCTGCCATTGCCACCAATGACAGCCACTACACAGATAAAGATGATTATAACGCCCATGATATCCTGCTGTGCATCAATACCGGTGAAAAACAAAGCACACCGGGTTTTGATGATTTTGTAAACGACGACGCTAATGTTAAGAACCGTCGTTTCAAATTTCCCAATGACCAGTTTTATTTTAAAACGCAGGATGAAATGGCGCAGCTATTCAGTGATGTGCCACAATCGCTTGAAAATACACAAGCCATCGTTGATAAGGTGGAGGTACTCAACCTGAAAAAAGACATTCTGCTGCCCGCCTTTCCTATCCCAAAAGAATTTCAAACCACAGACGACAGCAATCTAAACCAATGGAACTACCTGCACCACTTAACTTACGAAGGGGCCAGGCAGCGGTACGGAGAAATAACTGAAGAGATAAGCGAAAGGCTCGACTTTGAATTGTTTACCATTAAAACAATGGGCTTTGCCGGTTATTTTTTAATTGTAAGCGACTTTATAAAAGCCGGCCGGGACATGGGTGTATTTGTGGGCCCCGGCCGTGGTTCTGCAGCAGGCAGTGCCGTTGCATATTGTATTGGTATAACCAATATAGATCCCATTAAGTATAACCTGCTGTTTGAGCGTTTCCTGAACCCGGATCGTAAGTCAATGCCGGATATAGATACGGATTTTGATGATGACGGCCGCCAGCGTGTAATCAATTACGTGGTGGATAAATACGGGAAGAACCAGGTAGCGCAGATCATTACCTATGGTACCATGGCCGCCAAAATGAGTATAAAAGACGTGGCGCGTGTAATGGATCTGCCCCTGAGCGAAAGCAATGCACTGGCCAAGATGGTGCCCGACAGGCCGGGTACAGACCTGGGCCGCGTACTCACCGCACCCATGACTTCCAAAGAAGCTAAAGAAGGTCAAAAATCGCTGGAAGACAAAGAAGGCTATGGAGGCGAAGAGTTGGAAAATATTAAACGCCTCCGTGAGATATACAAAGGTGACGATATTCGCGGACAGGTACTGCGCGAAGCAGAACGCCTGGAAGGTTCTGTACGAAATACCGGTATACATGCAGCGGGCATCATCATTGCACCAAGGGATCTTACCGAACTGATACCTGTTGCCACTGCAAAAGATTCTGACCTGTGGGTAACCCAGATAGAAGGCAGCGTTATTGAAGAAGCCGGTGTAATAAAAATGGACTTTCTTGGTTTAAAGACGTTGTCTATTTTAAAAACGGCATTGGAGCTGATTAACAAAAACCACGGCGTTAAAATCGACCTTGACAATATACCGCTGGATGATGAGAAAACATTTCTCCTATACCAGCGCGGGGAAACGAATGGCACATTCCAGTTTGAAAGCCCCGGTATGCAGAAATACCTGCGTGAATTAAAACCCGATAAATTCGCCGACCTTATTGCCATGAATGCCCTGTATCGCCCGGGGCCGATGGCTTACATACCGCAGTATGTTGCGCGTAAACATGGCCGTGAAGCAGTGGTGTATGACATTGCCGACATGAAAGAGTACCTGGAAGAAACTTACGGTATTACTGTTTACCAGGAACAGGTGATGCTGCTTAGCCAGAGCATTGCAGGCTTTACCAAAGGCGATGCCGATGTATTGCGCAAAGCAATGGGAAAGAAAGACCGTAAAACGCTCGACAAAATGAAAGGCAAGTTTATGGATGGCGCCGTTGCCAAAGGCCACGATAAGAACGTACTTGAAAAAGTATGGACAGACTGGGAAGCGTTTGCACAGTATGCCTTCAATAAATCGCACTCTACCTGTTACGGCTTTGTGGCCTACCAGACCGGCTATCTCAAAGCTCATTACCCAAGTGAATATATGGCTGCAGTACTAAACCATGCCGGTGCCATAGAAAAGATCACCTTCTTTATGGAAGAGTGTAAACGTATGGGTTTAAAAGTACTTGGTCCTGACATCAACGAATCGCTGAAAGGCTTTGCCGTAAACCAAAAAGGAGAAATACGTTTTGGCCTCGGGGGTTTGAAGGGCGTAGGTGAAGCAGCCATCGAAAGCCTTATAGAAGAGCGTGCAAAAAATGGCCCCTACAAAGATATCTTCGATCTTATCAGGCGCGTTAACCAGCGTACCGTAAACAAAAAATCTTTGGAGAGCCTTGCATATGCAGGTGCTTTCGATTGTTTCAAAGATGTACACCGTGCCCAGTATTTTTATGTATCGCAGGGCGATCCGCTTACAGGTATCGAAAAAATCATCCGCTTTGGCAATGTGTTCCAGGCAAACAAAAGCCAAAGCGCTAACAGCCTTTTTGGCGATAGCGTAATGCCAGAAATTGCCACTCCCAAACTGCCGCAATGCGAAGAGTGGACGCTTACCGAAAAACTCGATTTTGAGAAAGAGGTAACGGGCATGTTTATGAGCGGCCACCCGCTGGATCACTTCAAGTTTGAATTAAAGCATTACGGCATTATGAACCTTGCCGACTTTAATGAAATAAAAGATTCTTCCACCCTTATTGCAGCCAATGCAAACCGTAGTTTCCGCATAGCCGGTCTTGTAGTAGATGCACAGCACCGCGTTACTAAAACGGGCAGGAACTTTGGTGCACTTAGCATAGAAGATTTCAGTGGTAAATCTGAGCTCATGTTGTGGAGCGACGACTATACCCGTTTCCAGAATTACCTCAATAAAGGATACAACCTGCTCATCAATGGTTTTTTCAAACAACGTTTCAACAGCGACCAATACGAGTTTAAAGTAAGCAATATTATGTTGCTCGAAACAGCCAAACAGGTACTTACCAGGCAGGTGGAAGTAAACCTGACACCCGCTTCTGTAACCAAAGATTTTGTAGATTTTATAGATAGCAATGTAAAAGCAAATCCCGGCAAGCATTCCCTTCGTTTCAATGTGTACGACCCTATAGACAATCTGAAGATTACTTTGTACACACTTGAAAAAGGTTTTACCATGAATGAAGAAATGGCCGGCTACCTGATGACCAACCCTGATGTGGAAGTAAGCGTTGGGCTGGCGGGTTAG
- a CDS encoding OmpA family protein, with product MKNVVKRNAITALLIGIGLPALCQQDSTLATATTKAPVATDNIKPFTGTKGFRTFSIGVNGGLLAPVAGIGGSNDFTRWKTGFAYGAYIKNQFRHNLALQLDFLRGTTEGDNEKKLGNGMSSDNPYSSFKTTLDWSASLSGVVTLGNINFISRKVAVIPYLSAGGGIAAYKPELTSNNGQTTEYKANGESIKEFFIPVAGGLKINAAPGLNIDLGYRMHFLDGDNFDGYAAGPGKDKFSYGFAGLEFAIGKKSAPQLMVNNPVAALQQDLQDQNAAMKASLDASMSANEAKLAEVNSLKAEIAKMKMDSDGDGVADIFDKCANTPAGEKVDGSGCTLPKPEVKTETKVVVTEEDRRIVSDAIKNLEFDFGKATIRAKSHASLDKVAELLVQKNFTLKLAGHTDNVGSESANLKLSKDRAESVKAYLVSKGANPSRIEATGYGESQPIASNKTDSGRQQNRRVEFTLF from the coding sequence ATGAAAAACGTAGTTAAAAGAAATGCCATTACAGCTTTGCTTATTGGCATTGGTTTACCAGCCCTATGCCAGCAGGATTCAACTTTAGCAACTGCAACAACCAAAGCTCCTGTTGCAACAGATAACATTAAACCATTTACAGGTACAAAAGGATTCAGAACATTTTCAATTGGTGTAAATGGTGGCTTACTTGCGCCTGTGGCAGGTATTGGTGGCAGCAATGATTTTACCCGGTGGAAAACGGGTTTTGCTTATGGTGCTTACATTAAAAACCAGTTCCGTCATAACCTTGCCCTGCAGTTAGATTTCTTGCGGGGTACAACAGAAGGAGACAATGAAAAGAAACTTGGAAACGGTATGTCTTCCGATAATCCATACAGTTCGTTTAAAACAACACTTGACTGGTCAGCCAGTTTAAGTGGTGTTGTTACGTTGGGAAATATCAACTTTATATCACGTAAAGTTGCTGTTATACCTTACTTGTCTGCCGGTGGTGGTATTGCAGCTTATAAGCCGGAACTTACAAGTAATAACGGACAAACGACAGAGTACAAGGCCAATGGCGAATCCATTAAAGAATTTTTTATACCAGTTGCAGGAGGATTAAAGATCAATGCCGCGCCCGGTTTAAATATCGACCTGGGTTACCGTATGCATTTTCTTGATGGTGATAATTTTGATGGCTATGCAGCAGGACCGGGAAAAGATAAGTTCTCTTACGGTTTTGCAGGCCTTGAGTTTGCAATAGGTAAGAAGAGCGCACCTCAGTTGATGGTAAACAATCCTGTAGCAGCATTACAACAGGATCTGCAGGACCAGAATGCTGCCATGAAGGCGTCGCTTGATGCAAGCATGAGCGCCAACGAGGCTAAACTTGCTGAAGTGAATTCATTGAAAGCAGAGATTGCGAAAATGAAGATGGACTCAGATGGTGATGGTGTAGCTGACATATTTGATAAATGCGCAAACACACCGGCAGGCGAAAAAGTAGATGGCTCAGGCTGTACACTGCCCAAACCGGAAGTGAAAACAGAAACGAAGGTAGTAGTAACGGAAGAAGACAGGCGAATTGTAAGCGATGCGATAAAAAACCTTGAATTTGATTTTGGTAAGGCCACGATACGCGCCAAATCTCATGCAAGCCTCGATAAAGTTGCCGAACTTTTGGTGCAGAAAAACTTTACATTGAAACTGGCAGGCCATACAGATAATGTAGGTTCAGAATCTGCAAACCTTAAGTTGTCTAAAGACCGCGCTGAAAGTGTAAAAGCTTACCTGGTTTCAAAAGGTGCTAACCCTTCAAGGATTGAAGCAACAGGTTACGGCGAAAGCCAGCCAATAGCATCTAACAAAACAGACTCTGGCAGGCAGCAGAACAGAAGGGTTGAGTTTACACTGTTTTAA
- a CDS encoding group 1 truncated hemoglobin produces the protein MKKTSLLLVAGITACTSFFVACNKNDDPPMPTAMTLYDSLGGTAMVTDPANTSMQIEQGRLGIRSVVDSTIFVIAADPELNPYFATLLAEVTAGDLSGFQMLSDNLTDFLCVATGATNFTYDGLNMVDAHDPAKNPRMSGKADDADFDQFIADVVVGAQKNALPDYLIARVGALLETLRDPVVQQ, from the coding sequence ATGAAAAAAACATCCTTATTATTAGTGGCAGGCATTACGGCATGTACATCATTTTTTGTAGCATGTAATAAGAACGACGATCCGCCAATGCCAACGGCAATGACATTGTATGATTCACTGGGCGGCACAGCAATGGTTACCGATCCTGCAAATACATCAATGCAAATTGAACAGGGCCGTTTGGGTATTCGCTCTGTTGTAGACAGCACCATTTTTGTTATTGCAGCAGATCCGGAACTGAACCCTTATTTTGCTACGCTGCTGGCAGAAGTTACAGCAGGCGACCTTAGCGGTTTTCAGATGCTGAGTGATAATCTTACCGATTTTCTTTGTGTAGCTACTGGTGCAACAAACTTTACGTACGATGGTCTTAACATGGTAGACGCACACGACCCCGCGAAAAACCCACGCATGAGTGGTAAAGCAGATGATGCTGACTTTGACCAGTTTATTGCAGACGTAGTGGTAGGTGCACAGAAAAATGCATTACCAGATTACCTGATTGCACGTGTTGGTGCATTATTGGAAACTTTAAGAGATCCGGTAGTACAACAATAG
- a CDS encoding cupin domain-containing protein, producing MLMLRIAAFMLLGLQTAHAQYNSSITVQPVLKADTNAIGQKIMYPHVPDAEVTILKITMEPGKTTGWHKHEIPVFAYVLEGEITVEIDSNKTTVYGPGSAIAETRNVYHRGINYGKVNVVLLAFYIGAKNKKLSIPKE from the coding sequence ATGCTGATGCTCCGTATTGCAGCCTTTATGCTGCTGGGCTTACAAACTGCCCATGCACAATACAACAGTTCTATTACCGTGCAGCCCGTGCTGAAAGCCGATACCAATGCTATTGGCCAGAAAATTATGTATCCCCATGTGCCCGATGCAGAAGTAACCATACTCAAAATAACAATGGAACCCGGGAAAACAACAGGCTGGCACAAGCACGAAATACCAGTGTTTGCTTACGTACTCGAAGGCGAGATAACTGTAGAGATAGATAGCAACAAAACAACGGTATACGGCCCGGGATCGGCCATAGCGGAAACAAGAAATGTGTACCACCGCGGTATAAACTATGGCAAGGTAAATGTTGTATTACTGGCATTCTATATCGGGGCGAAGAACAAAAAACTGTCTATACCGAAAGAATAA
- a CDS encoding DUF3500 domain-containing protein, producing MTFRLKLTILLLFTSIQIFAQENDMLKAAQQLLKLLTPQQKEKIIYPYNNEERYAWYYVPKDDRKGLKLSEMNTAQRNAAAVLMKTALSKNGYTKATAIISLEKILKAVEQRKEDDHHRDTGKYFITIFNEPSSENTWGWRIDGHHLSLSFSAASGKLVAVTPGFFGANPAVVLSGPQKGQEILKDETQLGLELINALDEKQKQQAIYNKEAPADILTTNQRKAMLESNEGIAYHDLNPAQQKIFMQLLSVYIQRYTHLFATKMMHEIEQAGFDKLIFAWAGSTENGAGHPKYYRIKSNTLIIEYDNTQNNGNHVHTVIRDLKNDFGGDALIQHYEAEHTQK from the coding sequence ATGACCTTCCGCCTCAAACTCACAATCCTGTTGTTGTTTACAAGCATACAAATATTTGCACAGGAAAATGATATGCTTAAGGCAGCGCAGCAACTGCTTAAACTGCTTACGCCGCAACAAAAAGAAAAGATCATTTACCCATACAACAACGAAGAGCGATACGCCTGGTATTATGTTCCGAAAGATGATCGCAAAGGTTTAAAACTGAGCGAAATGAATACTGCACAACGCAATGCTGCAGCAGTTTTGATGAAAACCGCTTTGAGTAAAAATGGTTATACTAAGGCAACAGCAATCATAAGTCTTGAAAAAATATTGAAGGCCGTAGAGCAGAGAAAGGAAGACGATCATCACCGCGATACCGGGAAATATTTCATAACGATCTTCAATGAACCATCGTCTGAAAACACCTGGGGCTGGCGTATTGACGGCCATCATTTGTCGTTAAGTTTTTCCGCCGCTTCGGGAAAACTGGTGGCTGTAACACCGGGCTTTTTCGGTGCTAACCCGGCGGTGGTATTAAGCGGCCCGCAAAAAGGACAGGAAATATTAAAAGATGAAACACAGCTTGGGCTCGAACTCATAAATGCGCTTGATGAAAAGCAAAAGCAACAAGCGATTTATAATAAAGAAGCGCCTGCAGATATTCTTACTACCAACCAACGCAAGGCTATGCTCGAAAGCAATGAAGGCATTGCTTATCACGACCTCAATCCTGCACAGCAAAAGATCTTTATGCAGTTGCTCAGCGTGTACATACAACGCTACACACACCTTTTCGCAACAAAAATGATGCATGAAATAGAGCAGGCTGGTTTTGATAAACTGATCTTTGCATGGGCCGGCAGTACGGAGAATGGTGCAGGCCACCCGAAATATTACCGCATTAAAAGCAATACCCTCATTATCGAATACGATAATACGCAAAACAACGGCAACCATGTGCACACGGTTATCAGGGATCTGAAAAATGATTTTGGTGGCGATGCATTAATACAACATTACGAGGCTGAGCATACACAAAAATGA
- a CDS encoding T9SS type A sorting domain-containing protein, whose product MIVQFRSVRTPTDRRKDILHIKPTVAGQNKITAMDISGRIITKIEYNVSDMSEELPLNTSEFKSGTYFIRVENKNGISSTKYKAIRIS is encoded by the coding sequence ATGATTGTACAGTTTCGGTCGGTGAGGACACCGACCGATAGAAGAAAAGATATCTTACATATTAAGCCTACCGTAGCAGGACAGAACAAAATCACAGCAATGGATATTTCTGGCAGAATAATAACAAAAATAGAATACAATGTTTCCGATATGTCAGAGGAATTACCACTTAACACGAGCGAATTTAAAAGCGGGACATATTTTATAAGAGTAGAAAATAAAAATGGCATATCGTCAACTAAGTATAAAGCAATAAGAATAAGCTGA
- a CDS encoding C1 family peptidase, producing MKQLLCAVSFLAVLHATAQDVVDYRYAQSAVRNQKGRGTCTAFSICAALETFPGVPGDLSEQYLFAKAKFGRLMDKDTASMADNEMLEYYLDILEKNGVITESKMPYDTNAVTFTNDRDVFTQFSDVTKGSRIYDMLTFYNVTYRIAKDSYAFYAGDDAKDTERIKYWLRNGIKGIPVSYHINSAAWFSLSSDAPLITPDSIAAIELYGDTMSYTAAKNAQPDIISKIRNNEVGLVPLWSNGVLDGGHAVTIVGYNQDGFIIKNSWGKSWGEHGYAVVSYDYHKLWCKKALIFSRYNVNSNFKPKAGETYDAQDICLKTMPILSAENEPLIGLSFLYDGDKPAPAFKNITIKFYSTSRATAVKKLVDKAGVLIVPGAYNNGYFTFKKLDVDWNDLYNNQVSAEVTFTLANGKVLTNTYPMLEWKNRTLKPGYLDALKIDGDM from the coding sequence ATGAAGCAATTGCTGTGCGCCGTCTCGTTTTTAGCTGTGCTGCATGCCACAGCGCAGGATGTGGTAGATTACCGCTACGCGCAAAGTGCGGTGCGTAACCAGAAAGGCCGTGGTACCTGTACTGCGTTCTCCATCTGTGCCGCACTGGAAACCTTTCCCGGTGTACCAGGTGATTTAAGCGAACAATACCTCTTTGCAAAAGCCAAGTTTGGAAGGCTCATGGATAAAGACACGGCAAGCATGGCTGATAACGAAATGCTGGAATACTACCTCGACATACTGGAAAAAAATGGCGTTATCACAGAATCGAAAATGCCGTATGATACCAATGCTGTAACCTTTACCAACGACAGGGATGTCTTTACCCAATTTTCAGATGTTACAAAAGGTTCACGTATTTACGACATGCTTACCTTCTACAATGTTACTTACCGGATTGCCAAAGATTCATACGCTTTTTATGCCGGTGACGATGCAAAGGATACAGAGCGCATCAAGTATTGGCTACGCAACGGTATCAAAGGCATACCGGTAAGTTATCATATTAATTCTGCAGCATGGTTCTCTCTGAGTAGTGATGCGCCGCTTATAACGCCTGACAGCATTGCGGCCATTGAATTGTATGGTGATACCATGTCTTACACCGCGGCAAAAAATGCGCAGCCAGACATCATTAGTAAAATACGTAACAACGAAGTTGGCCTCGTGCCGTTGTGGTCAAACGGTGTATTGGATGGTGGCCATGCAGTAACCATTGTGGGTTATAACCAGGATGGTTTTATCATCAAGAACTCATGGGGTAAATCCTGGGGAGAGCATGGTTATGCAGTTGTCAGTTACGACTATCACAAACTATGGTGCAAGAAAGCGCTCATTTTTAGCAGGTACAATGTAAACAGCAACTTTAAACCCAAAGCTGGTGAAACCTATGATGCGCAGGACATCTGCCTGAAAACGATGCCTATACTTTCCGCAGAAAATGAACCATTGATCGGGCTCTCGTTTTTGTATGACGGTGATAAACCTGCGCCTGCGTTTAAAAATATTACCATTAAATTTTATAGCACCAGCAGGGCAACCGCGGTGAAAAAACTGGTAGACAAAGCCGGCGTGTTAATTGTGCCCGGTGCTTATAATAATGGCTACTTTACTTTCAAAAAGCTTGATGTTGACTGGAACGATCTGTACAATAACCAGGTTAGTGCAGAAGTAACATTTACGCTTGCCAATGGAAAAGTCCTGACCAACACATACCCCATGCTCGAATGGAAAAACCGCACCCTAAAACCCGGTTACCTCGATGCTTTGAAGATCGATGGTGATATGTAG